From Wolbachia endosymbiont (group A) of Longitarsus flavicornis, the proteins below share one genomic window:
- a CDS encoding IS5 family transposase (programmed frameshift): MRSLYPSNISRERFEIILPDLESCRKKTKPRKLDLYDVFCGVLYVLKSVCQWRMLPKEFPKWRNCYDYFKKWSEKPDANKESVLELVLKKIVGVVRQNNGRKEKTSFCIIDAQSVKNADTAEEKGYDAGKKISGIKRHIAVDTQGLPHAIYVTTAEITDRSSAVRMVENAKENLSGVKNVLVDAGYTGENFATQIKATIGATVEVIKRSELHTFAVLPKRWVVERSFAWLEKCRRLWKNCERKLNTSLQMVVLAFTALFLKRL; the protein is encoded by the exons ATGAGGAGTTTATACCCAAGTAATATAAGTCGGGAAAGATTTGAGATTATATTACCAGATCTAGAGTCCTGTAGAAAAAAAACAAAACCAAGAAAACTTGATTTGTATGATGTATTTTGTGGAGTGTTATACGTTCTGAAAAGCGTTTGTCAGTGGAGAATGCTACCAAAAGAGTTTCCAAAATGGCGCAATTGTTACGACTATTTTAAGAAGTGGAGTGAAAAACCAGATGCAAATAAAGAAAGTGTTCTGGAGCTGGTGTTA AAAAAAATAGTTGGCGTAGTCCGACAAAACAATGGTCGGAAAGAAAAAACCAGCTTCTGCATAATTGATGCACAGAGTGTAAAAAATGCAGATACTGCTGAAGAAAAAGGCTACGATGCAGGCAAAAAGATTTCAGGAATAAAACGCCATATTGCAGTAGATACGCAAGGTTTGCCACATGCAATTTATGTAACAACAGCAGAGATAACTGACCGTAGCAGTGCTGTGAGAATGGTAGAAAATGCAAAAGAAAACCTCTCGGGAGTTAAAAATGTACTGGTTGATGCAGGCTATACGGGAGAGAATTTTGCAACACAAATAAAAGCAACTATTGGTGCAACTGTTGAGGTAATAAAACGCAGTGAATTACATACCTTTGCTGTATTGCCAAAAAGATGGGTTGTAGAGCGTTCTTTTGCTTGGTTGGAAAAATGTAGACGGTTATGGAAAAATTGCGAGCGTAAACTCAACACCAGCTTGCAAATGGTAGTTCTTGCTTTCACTGCTTTGTTCCTCAAAAGATTATGA
- a CDS encoding efflux RND transporter periplasmic adaptor subunit has protein sequence MRNKVIILSSIAFILLFFISSAFLKKDQAVHSDNATSSFSVKTQECAPQNLTIYLNFSGTVNPLHRASLVSKISGKIIAIYLPDGEKVKRDDVVLKIEDYDRIEQAQKAKALLKQREIEYDSSHKLNKKGYGAQIQVEAAFTALQSAKADLKRLELDLENTAVTSPIDGYIDKINANEGDFVNAGQKIADVVNFDQILVVLYVSENEVNKIELGSTAQINLLDGKELAGEVSFISKIAEPKTGSYRVEVKVTNNKMISLQGLTANVRLPSGERFAYKIPSSALSLSDEGALGIKIVDDNNYVIFVPIEIVDHESDGVWIVANNEGKSIKLIVLGHLFVKPGDKVEA, from the coding sequence GTGAGAAACAAAGTAATCATCCTTTCTAGTATTGCTTTTATTCTACTGTTTTTTATCAGCAGTGCATTTTTAAAAAAAGATCAGGCGGTTCATAGTGATAATGCAACTAGTAGCTTTTCAGTAAAAACTCAAGAATGTGCGCCGCAAAACCTCACTATATATTTAAATTTTTCTGGTACAGTAAATCCCTTACATAGAGCTAGCCTTGTCTCAAAAATAAGTGGTAAGATTATTGCTATTTATTTACCTGATGGTGAAAAGGTAAAAAGAGATGATGTAGTGTTAAAGATAGAAGATTATGACAGGATTGAGCAAGCTCAGAAAGCCAAAGCTTTATTAAAGCAGCGTGAAATTGAGTATGATTCCTCTCACAAACTGAATAAAAAAGGCTATGGAGCACAAATACAAGTAGAAGCAGCTTTTACTGCGTTACAAAGTGCAAAAGCTGACCTAAAAAGGCTAGAATTGGATTTAGAAAATACTGCAGTCACATCTCCTATAGATGGTTATATTGATAAAATCAATGCAAACGAAGGGGATTTTGTTAATGCTGGGCAAAAAATAGCTGACGTGGTTAATTTCGATCAAATTCTTGTAGTGTTATACGTTTCGGAAAATGAAGTAAATAAAATAGAGCTAGGCAGCACAGCTCAAATTAATTTGCTGGACGGAAAAGAATTGGCAGGAGAAGTAAGTTTTATTAGTAAAATTGCTGAGCCTAAAACTGGGTCTTATAGGGTAGAAGTAAAGGTAACTAATAATAAAATGATATCCTTGCAGGGATTAACTGCCAACGTCAGACTACCTTCAGGCGAAAGATTTGCATATAAAATTCCTTCTTCAGCCCTGAGCTTAAGTGACGAGGGTGCTCTTGGAATAAAGATTGTTGATGACAATAATTATGTAATATTTGTACCAATAGAAATTGTTGATCATGAGAGCGATGGGGTTTGGATAGTAGCAAATAACGAAGGTAAATCCATAAAGTTAATAGTATTGGGCCACCTATTTGTTAAGCCTGGTGATAAGGTTGAAGCCTAA
- a CDS encoding porin, with protein MKLRYYLIALLSLLFSQNSASSRTILDKEIFYVELDGKIDLRFGYAFNRDSFNAKAKDKTSSYSYLRFLYLQQVYPNTQMGVNVKAGVSGIANLKALDIEKLDMEEWYFIIKNQELGSVEYGKRSLVSQSMLINTSKIYAAAGGINGHWTNYANLRGNKNKDNDPGYDKDKTFWVKPNIYSDYNVLELGLRQSSINYISPEIYNFQLGFSYVPGKNNLQYSNLIAAGLSYKNGLSDDIGFTTALTGEFARENFNDCTNKNPSDLQCHNQLLHWNFGLKLKLFDLDCIFSYGNGGKSGEKHNPETNNTYYINAGIAYRSDSYKSSLTYFSSGRDIAGEGTNELTSYALSLENSLFLGTSYYFDIVKFSTKEPKIENNNSGYVLLAGLKLSF; from the coding sequence ATGAAGTTAAGGTACTACCTGATAGCACTGCTTTCGTTATTATTTTCACAGAATAGTGCTAGCTCTAGAACAATTTTGGATAAGGAAATATTTTATGTAGAGCTAGACGGAAAAATAGATTTGAGATTCGGCTACGCCTTCAACAGAGATTCTTTCAATGCTAAGGCTAAGGATAAAACTTCAAGTTATTCATACTTGCGCTTTCTTTATTTACAGCAAGTTTATCCAAATACTCAAATGGGGGTTAATGTTAAGGCAGGGGTTTCTGGTATTGCAAACCTAAAAGCGTTAGATATAGAAAAGTTAGACATGGAGGAATGGTATTTTATCATAAAAAACCAGGAACTTGGATCAGTTGAATATGGTAAAAGAAGTTTAGTTAGTCAGAGCATGTTAATTAACACTTCAAAAATTTATGCAGCTGCTGGGGGAATAAATGGTCATTGGACAAACTATGCAAATTTGCGTGGTAACAAAAACAAAGATAATGACCCTGGATATGATAAAGACAAGACTTTTTGGGTAAAACCCAACATTTATAGCGATTATAATGTGCTAGAACTAGGGTTAAGACAATCATCAATTAACTACATCTCCCCTGAAATCTATAACTTTCAACTCGGGTTCAGTTATGTCCCAGGAAAAAATAACTTACAGTACAGCAATCTAATTGCTGCTGGCCTTTCCTATAAAAACGGCTTGTCAGATGATATAGGTTTTACTACTGCTTTGACTGGTGAATTTGCAAGAGAAAATTTTAATGACTGTACAAATAAAAATCCTAGCGATCTTCAGTGTCATAATCAATTACTACACTGGAATTTTGGTTTGAAGCTAAAATTGTTCGATCTTGATTGCATTTTTTCGTATGGTAATGGCGGTAAATCTGGTGAGAAGCATAATCCTGAAACAAATAATACGTATTATATAAATGCAGGTATCGCTTACCGTTCTGATTCTTACAAATCGAGCTTAACATATTTTAGTAGTGGTAGGGATATTGCAGGCGAAGGTACAAACGAGTTAACATCATATGCTTTAAGCCTTGAAAATTCTCTTTTTTTAGGTACTTCATACTATTTCGATATTGTAAAATTTAGTACCAAAGAACCTAAAATAGAAAATAACAACTCTGGTTATGTGCTCTTGGCTGGGTTAAAATTAAGTTTTTAA
- a CDS encoding IS110 family transposase — protein MKKAKSKLEIVNPDAAGIDVGSSVHYVCVPEGRDEQRIQKFGCFTEDLHNLARWLKKCKVTTVAMESTGVYWIPLFQVLESYGFEVKLVNARHVKNVPGRKSDVQDCQWLQQLHSYGLLHGSFRPDDQICVLRSYVRQRKSLTESASTHVLRMQKALIQMNIQLHKVIRDITGVTGMKIIKAIIEGERDPEKLVEFRDARIKNDQSTIAKALAGDYREEHLFTLKQEFELYNIYQEKIAECDRNIEAYYKTFETKPGESKQLSKEKNKHRKSKPNFALHEELHRITGMDFTKVPGLDVLSVQTIISETGINHSKWSTEKHFSSWLGLSPANKITGEKVFSTRTRKVINRAANAFRMAANSVGNSKSALGAYYRKLKKRLGAPKAITATARKIACIFYSMLKYGQEYVEKGMEYYEIRYKDRTVKNLIKRAKELGYLLVKKDELVQGVS, from the coding sequence ATGAAAAAAGCAAAAAGTAAATTAGAAATAGTGAATCCTGATGCAGCAGGGATTGATGTTGGTTCATCTGTACATTATGTATGTGTACCTGAAGGAAGAGATGAACAACGTATCCAAAAATTTGGCTGCTTCACTGAAGACCTTCATAATTTAGCACGGTGGTTGAAAAAATGTAAAGTTACAACTGTAGCTATGGAATCAACAGGAGTATACTGGATTCCTTTATTTCAAGTACTCGAATCATATGGGTTTGAAGTAAAACTGGTAAATGCGCGACATGTAAAAAATGTACCTGGAAGAAAGTCAGATGTTCAGGACTGTCAGTGGTTACAACAACTACACAGTTATGGACTACTTCATGGATCATTCAGACCCGATGATCAAATTTGTGTATTGCGTAGTTATGTGCGGCAACGTAAAAGTCTTACTGAAAGTGCATCTACACATGTTCTGCGTATGCAGAAGGCATTAATTCAAATGAATATACAGCTGCATAAAGTTATAAGAGATATTACTGGAGTAACTGGTATGAAAATTATCAAGGCTATAATCGAAGGCGAAAGGGATCCTGAGAAATTGGTTGAATTCAGGGATGCACGAATAAAAAATGATCAGTCTACTATTGCAAAAGCGTTAGCTGGTGACTATAGAGAGGAACACTTATTCACGCTAAAGCAAGAATTTGAACTATATAATATCTATCAAGAAAAAATAGCAGAATGTGATAGAAATATTGAGGCCTATTACAAAACGTTCGAAACAAAACCTGGCGAAAGTAAACAGTTGAGTAAGGAAAAGAATAAGCATAGAAAAAGTAAGCCAAACTTTGCTTTGCACGAGGAACTGCACCGGATAACTGGTATGGATTTTACTAAAGTTCCAGGGCTTGATGTACTAAGTGTACAGACCATAATTTCAGAAACTGGTATAAACCATAGTAAATGGTCAACAGAAAAACACTTCTCATCGTGGTTAGGACTCAGCCCTGCCAATAAAATTACAGGAGAAAAAGTGTTTAGCACAAGAACGCGTAAAGTCATTAATCGTGCTGCGAATGCATTTCGAATGGCTGCTAATTCTGTGGGAAATAGTAAAAGTGCATTAGGTGCATACTACAGGAAATTAAAAAAACGATTAGGAGCGCCAAAAGCAATAACAGCTACTGCAAGAAAGATAGCGTGCATATTTTATAGTATGCTCAAATACGGACAGGAATATGTAGAAAAAGGAATGGAATACTATGAAATACGCTATAAAGATAGAACTGTAAAAAATTTGATCAAAAGAGCAAAGGAACTTGGCTATCTCTTGGTAAAAAAAGATGAGTTAGTTCAAGGAGTTTCTTAG
- a CDS encoding ankyrin repeat domain-containing protein: MSQIGDFMYVFIVRYVMRFSKEKREAFNKSFYELLDNSFKNINEKDEKGETILHKAARMSTRKKVSFLVKKGAEVNARDNKGFTPLHWGALAKRLENVKELTRSGAEINAIEYGSKHTALHLACMVGAESIIKVLVKAGAAINQQSKFGCTPMYWLMDNEKNKEVKKFLEKQGGVVRDRPEICDEIVESVGEMVDVWSRKFLPKLKGKVVSLEEIRKRDESLIIEDFNNVISRVVGKMNTMIKEFDER; this comes from the coding sequence ATGAGCCAAATTGGCGATTTTATGTATGTTTTTATAGTGAGGTATGTAATGAGGTTTAGCAAGGAAAAGAGAGAAGCTTTTAATAAGTCATTTTATGAATTATTAGACAACTCGTTTAAGAATATTAATGAAAAAGATGAAAAAGGGGAAACGATACTACATAAGGCAGCAAGAATGTCGACAAGAAAAAAAGTAAGTTTTCTAGTCAAGAAAGGAGCGGAAGTCAATGCGAGAGATAACAAGGGTTTTACACCGTTACACTGGGGAGCATTAGCGAAACGTCTAGAAAACGTAAAAGAGCTGACAAGGTCAGGAGCGGAAATAAACGCTATAGAGTATGGTAGTAAACATACAGCACTACATCTTGCATGTATGGTAGGAGCAGAAAGTATAATAAAAGTGTTGGTGAAAGCAGGAGCGGCAATTAATCAACAGAGTAAATTTGGTTGTACACCAATGTATTGGCTAATGGACAATGAAAAGAATAAAGAGGTGAAGAAATTCCTGGAAAAGCAAGGAGGTGTAGTAAGAGATAGACCAGAGATATGCGATGAAATAGTGGAGTCGGTTGGAGAAATGGTAGATGTATGGAGTAGAAAATTTTTACCGAAGTTAAAAGGGAAGGTGGTAAGTTTAGAAGAAATAAGAAAAAGAGATGAGTCGCTAATAATAGAAGATTTTAACAACGTAATAAGCAGGGTGGTGGGCAAGATGAACACTATGATTAAAGAATTTGATGAAAGATAG
- a CDS encoding ankyrin repeat domain-containing protein, translating into MVKFNKETKNAFDKLLKAISEENIKGKDSGGCTALHRAAQVSNPEVIKLLIEKGAGINDRNNRGETPLHLAAFLGNRKNVKALIEKGAEVNAKSNNKAVPLHLACLAGRKGTIEELMKAGGDLDTVDKFGCSPLNYAKIYQKVTNFLEKRGVNMRDVAVMYGEANKAIEEIMEKRNVNELQQQEVDLTD; encoded by the coding sequence ATGGTAAAGTTTAACAAAGAAACAAAAAATGCTTTTGATAAGTTACTGAAAGCAATATCAGAAGAAAACATAAAAGGAAAAGATTCAGGTGGTTGTACGGCATTGCACCGAGCAGCACAAGTGTCAAACCCAGAAGTAATAAAGTTATTAATAGAAAAAGGTGCAGGTATAAACGATAGAAACAATAGAGGCGAGACACCGTTGCACCTAGCAGCATTTTTAGGAAATAGAAAGAATGTGAAAGCACTGATAGAGAAAGGAGCCGAGGTAAATGCAAAGTCGAACAACAAAGCAGTACCACTACACTTAGCCTGTTTAGCAGGGAGGAAAGGAACAATAGAAGAGTTAATGAAGGCGGGAGGAGATCTTGATACAGTAGATAAATTTGGATGTAGTCCACTAAACTATGCGAAGATTTACCAGAAGGTAACGAATTTTCTAGAGAAAAGGGGAGTGAATATGAGAGATGTGGCGGTGATGTATGGAGAAGCAAACAAGGCAATAGAGGAGATAATGGAGAAACGAAACGTAAATGAATTACAACAGCAGGAGGTAGATTTAACAGATTAA
- a CDS encoding ankyrin repeat domain-containing protein: MVKFSKKEREEFNKSWKEVLDNPIENINKKDTKGRTILHYAVGMLDPKKVRLLIKKGADINVADAGQYRPLHLAVMGQRLENTKELIKAEVDVNAVERNSKFAPLHLACMVSEIKIVEELVKAGANIEQKDKFGKTPMDYARNNKEIKEVLENVRIANKQREFIERIRVVSESTTAGVIVAKEELETVDEKVL, encoded by the coding sequence ATGGTAAAATTTAGTAAGAAAGAAAGAGAAGAATTTAATAAGTCGTGGAAAGAAGTATTAGATAACCCAATAGAAAATATTAATAAAAAAGACACAAAAGGAAGGACGATATTACATTATGCAGTAGGGATGCTAGATCCAAAAAAAGTGAGGTTATTAATCAAAAAAGGAGCAGATATAAATGTGGCGGATGCAGGGCAATATAGACCACTACACCTAGCAGTGATGGGCCAACGTCTAGAAAATACAAAAGAGCTGATAAAGGCAGAAGTCGATGTAAACGCAGTGGAACGAAATAGCAAATTTGCCCCGTTACACCTTGCCTGCATGGTAAGTGAAATAAAAATAGTAGAAGAGCTAGTAAAAGCAGGAGCGAATATAGAGCAAAAGGATAAATTTGGCAAAACCCCAATGGATTATGCGAGAAATAATAAAGAGATAAAAGAAGTGTTAGAGAACGTAAGAATCGCAAATAAACAGAGGGAGTTTATAGAAAGAATAAGGGTTGTATCGGAAAGTACGACAGCAGGTGTGATAGTAGCAAAGGAAGAGCTAGAAACTGTGGATGAGAAAGTGCTATAG
- a CDS encoding DUF2924 domain-containing protein, with product MEKKVEKEVKCLEKKPLAELKKIWKKVFEEEAPRHSKKYLIPRLAYRLQEKAYGEISRKGAKRLEYLADRLEKGKRISSDKLPVEGTELILERGEETHAVLVTDTGLIYREEFYTSLSAVAGKIMGMSYNGPLLFGMRDKKVS from the coding sequence ATGGAAAAAAAAGTAGAAAAAGAGGTAAAATGCTTAGAGAAAAAACCACTAGCAGAACTGAAAAAAATATGGAAGAAGGTATTTGAGGAAGAAGCACCTAGACACTCAAAGAAATACTTGATACCGAGGTTAGCATATAGGTTACAGGAGAAAGCGTATGGAGAAATATCAAGAAAAGGAGCAAAAAGACTAGAATACCTGGCAGATCGACTAGAGAAGGGAAAAAGAATAAGTAGCGATAAACTGCCAGTGGAGGGAACGGAGTTGATACTAGAAAGAGGTGAGGAAACGCATGCGGTATTGGTAACAGATACTGGTTTAATCTACCGAGAAGAGTTTTATACGTCATTATCAGCGGTAGCCGGAAAAATAATGGGAATGAGCTACAACGGTCCTTTATTATTTGGGATGCGTGATAAAAAGGTAAGTTGA
- a CDS encoding recombinase family protein yields the protein MLKEVRCAIYTRKSNEDGLEQKFNSLDAQRVACEKYIKSREGWVALAKRYDDGGYSGKNLERPAIKGLFEDVKAGEVDCVVVYTLDRLSRETKDCIEVTSFFRRHRISFVAVTQIFDNNTPMGKFVQTVLSGAAQLEREMIVERVKNKIATSKEEGLWMGGNVPLGYDVKDKELIINEKEAKVIKHIFERYMELKSMAELARELNREGYRTKAKSDIFKKATVRRIITNPIYMGKIRHYEKQYEGKHEAIIEEEKWQKAQELIKNQPYRKVKYEEALLKGIIKCKSCEVNMTLTYAKKENKRYRYYICNNHLRGKDCGSINRTVVAGEVEKEVMKRAECLYENWEKGAKKEKWENLSFREQKEAVKKLIKVVWVREEGVEVCSESEETFIAMNLKKKGNKCTVVEPEGKTNNALLKAVVRAHLWKRQLEEGKYRSVKELSVKINIGTRRIQQILRLNYLAPKIKEDIVNGRQPSSLRLVDLREIPMLWSEQLEKFYDLNL from the coding sequence ATGCTAAAAGAGGTGAGGTGTGCGATATATACGAGAAAATCAAATGAAGATGGACTAGAACAAAAGTTTAATAGCTTGGACGCACAAAGGGTAGCATGTGAAAAATATATAAAAAGCCGAGAAGGGTGGGTAGCATTAGCCAAAAGGTATGATGATGGAGGCTATTCAGGAAAAAATTTAGAAAGACCAGCGATAAAGGGATTGTTTGAAGATGTAAAAGCCGGAGAAGTGGACTGTGTGGTAGTGTATACGCTAGATAGGTTATCAAGAGAAACAAAGGACTGCATAGAAGTAACGTCATTTTTTAGAAGGCACCGGATAAGTTTTGTAGCAGTGACGCAAATATTTGATAACAACACACCAATGGGAAAATTTGTACAAACAGTGTTATCAGGAGCGGCACAGCTAGAAAGAGAAATGATAGTAGAGAGAGTAAAAAATAAAATAGCAACATCGAAGGAAGAGGGTCTATGGATGGGAGGGAATGTGCCGCTAGGGTATGACGTAAAAGATAAAGAATTAATAATAAATGAAAAAGAAGCAAAAGTAATAAAGCATATATTTGAGAGGTATATGGAGCTGAAATCAATGGCAGAATTGGCAAGAGAGTTAAACAGAGAAGGATATCGAACGAAAGCAAAATCAGATATCTTTAAAAAGGCCACAGTGAGGAGAATAATAACAAATCCGATATATATGGGAAAAATCAGACATTATGAGAAGCAATATGAGGGAAAACATGAAGCGATAATAGAAGAAGAAAAATGGCAAAAAGCGCAAGAATTGATAAAGAATCAACCATATCGAAAAGTAAAATATGAGGAAGCGCTGCTAAAGGGGATAATAAAGTGCAAGAGCTGTGAAGTAAACATGACGCTGACCTATGCAAAAAAGGAAAATAAAAGGTATCGATACTACATATGCAATAACCATTTAAGAGGAAAAGATTGTGGATCAATAAATCGAACCGTAGTAGCAGGAGAAGTGGAAAAAGAAGTAATGAAGAGAGCGGAATGCTTATATGAAAATTGGGAAAAAGGGGCAAAAAAAGAAAAATGGGAAAATTTAAGTTTCAGAGAGCAGAAAGAAGCAGTGAAAAAATTAATAAAGGTAGTGTGGGTAAGAGAGGAAGGAGTAGAAGTATGTTCTGAATCAGAGGAGACATTTATAGCAATGAATTTGAAGAAGAAAGGAAACAAATGCACAGTAGTGGAACCAGAAGGAAAAACAAACAATGCGCTACTGAAAGCAGTGGTGAGAGCCCATCTTTGGAAACGTCAACTAGAGGAAGGAAAATATAGAAGTGTGAAGGAGCTGAGCGTTAAAATTAATATAGGTACAAGACGTATACAACAAATTTTAAGATTAAATTATTTAGCTCCAAAGATAAAAGAAGACATAGTAAATGGGAGGCAGCCAAGTAGTTTGAGGTTGGTTGATTTGAGAGAAATACCGATGCTGTGGAGTGAGCAATTGGAGAAATTTTATGATCTTAATTTATAA
- a CDS encoding ankyrin repeat domain-containing protein gives MDRDLEQDRDGNTPLHLAASHGHVNVVEFLIREGVDVNTLDRDGNTPLYLAASHGHVDVIRLLIEQGAGVNIRNVYHELQLAVSHGNVNIVEFLTRQGVDVNTRDGNGNTLLHLAVSHGNVNIVEFLTRQGDDVNTQNSDGNTLLRLALDSQNIDWSIVEFLIEKGADINTVNRSGETTLSLILNFQCIDSTGHEALLSQLSILLDYAANPKNEELKEIFDRIRFLGKLLHEQGINITAPFSLGMTKASKSGNDKSAKEMNTIVSDITYPSELPGFVNDAQVTNDQANQQQESGAQPSHQQEPNVQATGDQPDPSSRLSEAQPVPHGQLLSSLHLL, from the coding sequence ATGGATAGAGATTTAGAACAAGACAGAGATGGCAATACTCCTCTTCACCTAGCTGCTTCTCATGGTCATGTGAATGTTGTTGAGTTTTTAATAAGAGAAGGGGTTGATGTTAATACTCTAGACAGGGACGGCAATACTCCTCTCTACTTAGCTGCTTCTCATGGTCATGTGGATGTTATTAGACTTTTAATAGAACAAGGAGCTGGTGTTAACATTCGAAACGTATATCACGAACTTCAGCTAGCTGTTTCTCATGGTAATGTGAATATTGTTGAGTTTTTAACAAGGCAAGGGGTTGATGTTAATACTCGAGACGGGAACGGCAATACTCTTCTTCACCTAGCTGTTTCTCATGGTAATGTGAATATTGTTGAGTTTTTAACAAGGCAAGGGGATGATGTTAACACTCAAAACAGTGATGGCAATACTCTTCTTCGCTTAGCTCTTGATTCTCAAAATATAGACTGGAGTATAGTAGAATTTCTGATAGAAAAAGGGGCTGATATTAATACTGTAAACAGATCTGGCGAAACTACTCTTAGCTTAATTCTTAACTTTCAATGTATTGATAGTACAGGGCATGAAGCTCTACTAAGTCAGCTTTCTATTTTATTGGACTATGCTGCAAATCCAAAAAATGAAGAGCTAAAGGAAATCTTCGATAGAATACGTTTCTTAGGTAAACTTTTACATGAACAAGGTATCAACATTACTGCTCCGTTTTCTTTAGGAATGACGAAAGCATCAAAAAGTGGTAATGATAAAAGTGCAAAGGAAATGAACACTATTGTAAGCGATATCACTTATCCATCAGAGCTTCCTGGATTTGTAAATGATGCTCAAGTCACTAATGATCAGGCCAATCAACAACAAGAATCTGGTGCTCAACCTAGCCATCAGCAAGAACCAAATGTTCAGGCTACAGGTGATCAGCCAGATCCAAGTAGCAGGTTAAGTGAAGCGCAACCAGTGCCGCATGGCCAGTTACTAAGCTCTTTGCATTTATTGTGA